The Camelina sativa cultivar DH55 chromosome 14, Cs, whole genome shotgun sequence genome includes a window with the following:
- the LOC104741621 gene encoding transcription factor TCP24 isoform X1 yields the protein MELDEDIEVQRQQQQSRKLQRFTDDNTGMMKDWNNPSSRIIRVSRASGGKDRHSKVLTSKGLRDRRIRLSVATAIQFYDLQDRLGFDQPSKAVEWLINAASDSITDLPPINTNFDLENQNQTKSACSSGTSESSLLSLSRTEIRGKARERARERTAKERDKDLQNAHQSSFTQLLTGGFDQQQQQQQPDNHRNWTGGSDCFNPVQFIPNSSSTSHQEPTMNQNNHPFSFVPDQYNFGISSSSALNGGYSSRGTLQSNSQSLFLNNNITQRASISSSSSSSSPMDSQSISFFMATPPPLDHHSHQLPSTFDGRLYLYYGEGNRNSDDKDKDRR from the coding sequence ATGGAGTTGGACGAAGACATTGAGgtacaaagacaacaacaacaaagcaggAAGCTACAGAGATTTACAGACGACAACACCGGAATGATGAAGGATTGGAACAATCCATCGTCTCGTATCATTAGGGTTTCACGAGCTTCAGGAGGCAAAGATCGACACAGCAAAGTCTTGACTTCAAAAGGTTTGAGAGATAGGAGGATACGTCTCTCGGTAGCTACAGCTATCCAGTTCTATGATCTTCAAGATCGTCTTGGATTTGATCAGCCAAGCAAAGCTGTTGAGTGGCTTATCAACGCAGCTTCTGATTCAATCACTGATCTTCCTCCGATCAACACTAACTTCGATCTTGAGAATCAGAACCAGACCAAATCTGCTTGTAGTAGTGGAACATCTGAGAGCTCGTTGTTGTCTTTGTCTAGGACAGAGATTCGtgggaaagcaagagagagagctagagagagaactgctaaagaaagagataaagatTTGCAGAATGCTCATCAAAGCTCCTTCACTCAGCTTCTCACCGGCGGCTttgaccaacaacaacaacagcaacagccGGATAACCACCGGAATTGGACCGGTGGTTCTGATTGTTTCAACCCGGTTCAGTTCATACCAAACTCATCCTCAACATCTCATCAAGAGCCAACAATGAATCAGAATAACCACCCTTTCTCCTTTGTACCTGATCAATACAACTTtggaatctcttcttcttctgccctTAATGGAGGTTACAGTAGTAGGGGGACCCTTCAGTCCAATtcacaatctctctttctcaacaacaacattacTCAAAGGGCATCGatttcgtcttcctcttcttcctcttctccaatGGATAGTCAGAGCATTTCCTTTTTCATGGCTACACCTCCTCCTCTTGACCACCATAGCCACCAGCTGCCTTCTACTTTTGATGGCCGTTTGTATCTTTATTACGGCGAAGGAAACAGGAACTCCGATGATAAAGATAAAGATAGGAGATAG
- the LOC104741619 gene encoding uncharacterized protein LOC104741619, producing MKEMPSYMIENPKFEPYKPKKRRCYSSSVLSIFLSIFTYILIFYEVSPSSIFKDTKVLFFISNTLILIIAADYGAFSDKASHDVYSQYTAAAATMRSRADNYSPIPVLTYRENTRDGEIKNPKHVETKNHKEEEEEPPMVKEIVYVSPPEKMLRVVNEEKPRDDVAIEKYKPVTDETVVSVEVSNARNHMNPKLYGRSKSDKPRRKRISEGIETKRKSYGRRKSDSSTWMVVPEKWENVEEESEEFSNMSNEELNKRVEEFIQRFNRQIRSQSRVSAT from the coding sequence atgaaagagatgCCCTCTTACATGATCGAGAACCCTAAGTTTGAGCCTTACAAGCCAAAGAAACGGCGTTGTTACTCTTCTTCGGTGCTTTCTATCTTCTTATCGATCTTCACTTACATTTTGATCTTTTACGAAGTATCCCCATCGTCTATCTTCAAAGACACGAaggtcttgttcttcatctccaACACTCTCATCCTCATAATCGCTGCAGATTATGGCGCCTTCTCTGATAAAGCGAGTCACGACGTTTACAGTCAATACACCGCCGCAGCCGCAACGATGAGAAGCCGTGCAGATAACTACTCTCCTATTCCTGTCTTGACATACCGAGAAAACACTagagatggagaaatcaagAACCCTAAGCATGTGGAAACCAAGAaccataaagaagaagaagaagaaccaccgATGGTGAAAGAGATCGTTTACGTTTCTCCTCCCGAGAAAATGCTACGAGTGGTGAACGAGGAGAAACCTAGAGACGACGTCGCTATCGAGAAATATAAACCTGTTACTGATGAAACTGTTGTTAGCGTAGAAGTTTCCAACGCAAGAAATCATATGAACCCTAAATTGTACGGGAGAAGTAAATCAGATAAGCCACGGAGAAAGAGGATCAGTGAAGGTATAGAGACAAAACGTAAGAGTTATGGTCGAAGGAAGTCCGATAGCTCGACATGGATGGTTGTTCCGGAGAAGTGGGAGAATGTTGAAGAAGAATCCGAAGAGTTTTCAAATATGTCGAACGAGGAGTTGAACAAACGAGTCGAAGAGTTCATCCAACGGTTCAATAGACAGATCAGATCTCAATCACGAGTTTCAGCTACGTAA
- the LOC104741622 gene encoding probable inositol transporter 2 isoform X2, whose product MEGGIIHGGGADESAFRECFSLTWKNPYVLRLAFSAGIGGLLFGYDTGVISGALLYIRDDFKSVDKNTWLQEMIVSMAVAGAIVGAAIGGWANDRFGRRSAILMADFLFLLGAIIMAAAPNPSLLVVGRVFVGLGVGMASMTAPLYISEASPAKIRGALVSTNGFLITGGQFLSYLINLAFTDVTGTWRWMLGIAGLPALLQFILMFSLPESPRWLYRKGREEEAKAILRRIYSSEDVEQEIRALQDSVETEILEEGSSEKINMIKLCKAKTVRRGLIAGVGLQVFQQFVGINTVMYYSPTIVQLAGFASNRTALLLSLVNAGLNAFGSIISIYFIDRTGRKKLLIISLFGVIISLGILTGVFYEAATHAPAISSLETQWFNNLTCPDYNKSGMNTNAWDCMTCLKASSTSCGFCSSPNGKEQPGACWISNDSVKDLCHKENRLWYTRGCPSNFGWFALLGLGLYIIFFSPGMGTVPWIVNSEIYPLRFRGVCGGIAATANWISNLIVAQSFLSLTEAIGTSWTFLIFGVISVIALFFVVVCVPETKGMPMEEIEKMLEGRTMEFMFWKKTSTKPVEKHNQSA is encoded by the exons atggaaggAGGAATAATACATGGAGGAGGAGCAGATGAATCAGCTTTCAGAGAATGTTTCTCACTAACATGGAAGAATCCTTATGTTCTTCGTCTTGCTTTCTCTGCTGGAATCGGTGGTCTTCTCTTTGGTTACGACACCG GAGTCATATCTGGAGCTCTGCTTTACATCAGAGATGATTTCAAGTCTGTTGACAAAAATACTTGGTTACAg gAGATGATAGTGAGCATGGCAGTCGCAGGAGCCATCGTTGGAGCCGCTATAGGAGGTTGGGCGAACGACAGATTCGGGAGGAGAAGCGCGATTCTTATGGcggattttctttttctattaggAGCTATCATTATGGCAGCAGCTCCTAACCCGTCTCTACTTGTCGTTGGCCGTGTATTTGTGGGCCTCGGGGTCGGGATGGCTTCGATGACCGCTCCTCTATACATATCAGAAGCTTCTCCTGCAAAGATTAGAGGAGCTTTGGTTAGTACCAATGGGTTTCTCATTACCGGAGGACAGTTCTTGTCTTATCTCATCAACTTGGCCTTTACCGAT GTGACCGGAACATGGAGATGGATGCTCGGAATCGCCGGACTTCCAGCTCTTTTGCAGTTTATCCTAATGTTTTCGCTCCCGGAATCACCTCGTTGGTTATACCGCAAG ggaagagaagaagaggctaAAGCAATTCTGAGAAGAATATATTCATCAGAAGATGTAGAACAAGAGATACGTGCACTTCAAGACTCAGTTGAAACAGAGATACTCGAAGAAGGATCATCTGAGAAAATCAACATGATCAAACTATGCAAAGCCAAAACAGTTAGACGAGGACTTATAGCTGGTGTTGGTCTCCAAGTGTTTCAACAGTTCGTTGGGATCAACACTGTTATGTATTACAGTCCAACCATTGTTCAGCTTGCCGGTTTCGCTTCAAACAGAACAGCTCTGCTCTTGTCTCTAGTTAACGCAGGGCTTAACGCATTTGGTTCCATTATTAGCATTTACTTCATCGATAGAACCGGAAGGAAAAAGCTTCTGATCATTAGTCTTTTTGGAGTTATTATCTCGCTCGGAATACTAACTGGTGTTTTCTATGAAGCGGCTACTCACGCTCCTGCGATTAGCTCACTCGAGACACAATGGTTTAATAATCTTACTTGTCCGGATTATAATAAGTCAGGTATGAATACCAATGCTTGGGATTGTATGACTTGCTTGAAAGCTTCTTCTACATCTTGTGGCTTCTGTTCCTCACCTAATGGAAAG GAACAACCCGGGGCATGTTGGATCTCTAATGATTCGGTTAAGGACTTATGTCATAAGGAAAACAGACTTTGGTACACGAGAGGATGTCCTAGCAATTTTGGTTGGTTTGCTCTTCTAGGATTGGGACTTTacatcattttcttctctcctGGAATGGGGACTGTGCCATGGATAGTTAACTCAGAGATATATCCATTGAGGTTCAGAGGAGTCTGTGGTGGAATAGCTGCAACTGCGAACTGGATATCGAATTTGATCGTGGctcaatcttttctttctttgactgAAGCTATTGGTACTTCTTGGACTTTTCTCATCTTTGGAGTGATCTCAGTCATTGCTCTTTTCTTTGTTGTGGTTTGTGTTCCGGAGACGAAAGGAATGCCAATGGAGGAGATTGAGAAGATGCTTGAAGGAAGAACTATGGAGTTTATGTTTTGGAAGAAGACATCGACAAAACCTGTTGAGAAACATAACCAGAGTGCATGA
- the LOC104741622 gene encoding probable inositol transporter 2 isoform X1 encodes MEGGIIHGGGADESAFRECFSLTWKNPYVLRLAFSAGIGGLLFGYDTGVISGALLYIRDDFKSVDKNTWLQEMIVSMAVAGAIVGAAIGGWANDRFGRRSAILMADFLFLLGAIIMAAAPNPSLLVVGRVFVGLGVGMASMTAPLYISEASPAKIRGALVSTNGFLITGGQFLSYLINLAFTDVTGTWRWMLGIAGLPALLQFILMFSLPESPRWLYRKVLMGREEEAKAILRRIYSSEDVEQEIRALQDSVETEILEEGSSEKINMIKLCKAKTVRRGLIAGVGLQVFQQFVGINTVMYYSPTIVQLAGFASNRTALLLSLVNAGLNAFGSIISIYFIDRTGRKKLLIISLFGVIISLGILTGVFYEAATHAPAISSLETQWFNNLTCPDYNKSGMNTNAWDCMTCLKASSTSCGFCSSPNGKEQPGACWISNDSVKDLCHKENRLWYTRGCPSNFGWFALLGLGLYIIFFSPGMGTVPWIVNSEIYPLRFRGVCGGIAATANWISNLIVAQSFLSLTEAIGTSWTFLIFGVISVIALFFVVVCVPETKGMPMEEIEKMLEGRTMEFMFWKKTSTKPVEKHNQSA; translated from the exons atggaaggAGGAATAATACATGGAGGAGGAGCAGATGAATCAGCTTTCAGAGAATGTTTCTCACTAACATGGAAGAATCCTTATGTTCTTCGTCTTGCTTTCTCTGCTGGAATCGGTGGTCTTCTCTTTGGTTACGACACCG GAGTCATATCTGGAGCTCTGCTTTACATCAGAGATGATTTCAAGTCTGTTGACAAAAATACTTGGTTACAg gAGATGATAGTGAGCATGGCAGTCGCAGGAGCCATCGTTGGAGCCGCTATAGGAGGTTGGGCGAACGACAGATTCGGGAGGAGAAGCGCGATTCTTATGGcggattttctttttctattaggAGCTATCATTATGGCAGCAGCTCCTAACCCGTCTCTACTTGTCGTTGGCCGTGTATTTGTGGGCCTCGGGGTCGGGATGGCTTCGATGACCGCTCCTCTATACATATCAGAAGCTTCTCCTGCAAAGATTAGAGGAGCTTTGGTTAGTACCAATGGGTTTCTCATTACCGGAGGACAGTTCTTGTCTTATCTCATCAACTTGGCCTTTACCGAT GTGACCGGAACATGGAGATGGATGCTCGGAATCGCCGGACTTCCAGCTCTTTTGCAGTTTATCCTAATGTTTTCGCTCCCGGAATCACCTCGTTGGTTATACCGCAAGGTACTCATG ggaagagaagaagaggctaAAGCAATTCTGAGAAGAATATATTCATCAGAAGATGTAGAACAAGAGATACGTGCACTTCAAGACTCAGTTGAAACAGAGATACTCGAAGAAGGATCATCTGAGAAAATCAACATGATCAAACTATGCAAAGCCAAAACAGTTAGACGAGGACTTATAGCTGGTGTTGGTCTCCAAGTGTTTCAACAGTTCGTTGGGATCAACACTGTTATGTATTACAGTCCAACCATTGTTCAGCTTGCCGGTTTCGCTTCAAACAGAACAGCTCTGCTCTTGTCTCTAGTTAACGCAGGGCTTAACGCATTTGGTTCCATTATTAGCATTTACTTCATCGATAGAACCGGAAGGAAAAAGCTTCTGATCATTAGTCTTTTTGGAGTTATTATCTCGCTCGGAATACTAACTGGTGTTTTCTATGAAGCGGCTACTCACGCTCCTGCGATTAGCTCACTCGAGACACAATGGTTTAATAATCTTACTTGTCCGGATTATAATAAGTCAGGTATGAATACCAATGCTTGGGATTGTATGACTTGCTTGAAAGCTTCTTCTACATCTTGTGGCTTCTGTTCCTCACCTAATGGAAAG GAACAACCCGGGGCATGTTGGATCTCTAATGATTCGGTTAAGGACTTATGTCATAAGGAAAACAGACTTTGGTACACGAGAGGATGTCCTAGCAATTTTGGTTGGTTTGCTCTTCTAGGATTGGGACTTTacatcattttcttctctcctGGAATGGGGACTGTGCCATGGATAGTTAACTCAGAGATATATCCATTGAGGTTCAGAGGAGTCTGTGGTGGAATAGCTGCAACTGCGAACTGGATATCGAATTTGATCGTGGctcaatcttttctttctttgactgAAGCTATTGGTACTTCTTGGACTTTTCTCATCTTTGGAGTGATCTCAGTCATTGCTCTTTTCTTTGTTGTGGTTTGTGTTCCGGAGACGAAAGGAATGCCAATGGAGGAGATTGAGAAGATGCTTGAAGGAAGAACTATGGAGTTTATGTTTTGGAAGAAGACATCGACAAAACCTGTTGAGAAACATAACCAGAGTGCATGA
- the LOC104741621 gene encoding transcription factor TCP24 isoform X2 produces the protein MMKDWNNPSSRIIRVSRASGGKDRHSKVLTSKGLRDRRIRLSVATAIQFYDLQDRLGFDQPSKAVEWLINAASDSITDLPPINTNFDLENQNQTKSACSSGTSESSLLSLSRTEIRGKARERARERTAKERDKDLQNAHQSSFTQLLTGGFDQQQQQQQPDNHRNWTGGSDCFNPVQFIPNSSSTSHQEPTMNQNNHPFSFVPDQYNFGISSSSALNGGYSSRGTLQSNSQSLFLNNNITQRASISSSSSSSSPMDSQSISFFMATPPPLDHHSHQLPSTFDGRLYLYYGEGNRNSDDKDKDRR, from the coding sequence ATGATGAAGGATTGGAACAATCCATCGTCTCGTATCATTAGGGTTTCACGAGCTTCAGGAGGCAAAGATCGACACAGCAAAGTCTTGACTTCAAAAGGTTTGAGAGATAGGAGGATACGTCTCTCGGTAGCTACAGCTATCCAGTTCTATGATCTTCAAGATCGTCTTGGATTTGATCAGCCAAGCAAAGCTGTTGAGTGGCTTATCAACGCAGCTTCTGATTCAATCACTGATCTTCCTCCGATCAACACTAACTTCGATCTTGAGAATCAGAACCAGACCAAATCTGCTTGTAGTAGTGGAACATCTGAGAGCTCGTTGTTGTCTTTGTCTAGGACAGAGATTCGtgggaaagcaagagagagagctagagagagaactgctaaagaaagagataaagatTTGCAGAATGCTCATCAAAGCTCCTTCACTCAGCTTCTCACCGGCGGCTttgaccaacaacaacaacagcaacagccGGATAACCACCGGAATTGGACCGGTGGTTCTGATTGTTTCAACCCGGTTCAGTTCATACCAAACTCATCCTCAACATCTCATCAAGAGCCAACAATGAATCAGAATAACCACCCTTTCTCCTTTGTACCTGATCAATACAACTTtggaatctcttcttcttctgccctTAATGGAGGTTACAGTAGTAGGGGGACCCTTCAGTCCAATtcacaatctctctttctcaacaacaacattacTCAAAGGGCATCGatttcgtcttcctcttcttcctcttctccaatGGATAGTCAGAGCATTTCCTTTTTCATGGCTACACCTCCTCCTCTTGACCACCATAGCCACCAGCTGCCTTCTACTTTTGATGGCCGTTTGTATCTTTATTACGGCGAAGGAAACAGGAACTCCGATGATAAAGATAAAGATAGGAGATAG
- the LOC104741620 gene encoding F-box protein At1g30200 has translation MSYLLRTDPVSRIHPEPQSPTSFDHFDLLPDSLLLLIFDKVADVKDLGRCCIVSRRFHSLVPFVENVLVRVDCVISDDDSSSSDDNNNNRRFSLNAASISDAVAVGGSFSALFRLVFAPIFKPFQALGQFLGPKRSSSSFDASFSSIDGEIEQGGVTHHSPTQVLKNFNEIRFLRIELPTGELGIEDGILLKWRADFGSTLDNCMILGASSVIRSKNLENCVVVDEDNGNIPESFYTNGGLKLRVVWTISSLIAASARHYLLQPIITEHKTLDRLVLSDADGQGVLCMDREQLEELRVTPLSASSASKRTLVPALNMRLWYAPQLDLPDGSVLKGATLVAIRPSESKKEVCDASWLSDAFEEPYGTAAKMLIRRRTYCLEMNSF, from the coding sequence ATGTCTTACCTTCTCCGCACCGATCCAGTTTCACGAATCCACCCAGAGCCTCAATCTCCAACCTCTTTCGACCACTTCGATCTTCTCCCTgactctctcctcctcttaatcTTCGATAAAGTCGCCGACGTCAAAGATCTCGGCCGTTGCTGTATCGTCTCCCGTAGATTCCACTCTCTCGTCCCTTTCGTTGAAAACGTTCTCGTCCGCGTTGATTGTGTTATCTCCGATGAcgactcttcttcctctgatgataataataacaaccGTCGATTCTCACTCAACGCTGCTTCGATTTCAGACGCCGTCGCTGTTGGCGGCTCCTTCTCCGCCTTGTTCCGTCTCGTCTTCGCTCCAATTTTCAAACCGTTTCAAGCTCTAGGCCAGTTCCTAGGACCGAAACGATCGTCTTCTTCGTTCGACGCTTCGTTTTCGTCGATCGACGGCGAGATCGAGCAAGGCGGCGTAACGCATCACTCGCCGACGCAGGTTTTGAAAAACTTCAACGAGATTCGGTTTCTGAGAATTGAACTCCCAACAGGTGAATTAGGGATCGAAGATGGTATATTACTGAAATGGAGAGCTGATTTTGGATCTACGCTTGATAACTGTATGATTCTCGGCGCTTCTTCGGTGATTAGATCGAAGAATCTTGAgaattgtgttgttgttgatgaagaCAATGGTAACATACCTGAGTCGTTCTACACTAACGGAGGGCTTAAGCTCCGTGTTGTGTGGACGATTAGCTCGTTGATCGCAGCTTCAGCTCGGCATTATCTTCTCCAGCCGATCATCACTGAGCACAAGACATTAGATCGTTTGGTTTTATCTGATGCTGATGGACAAGGTGTTTTGTGTATGGATAGAGAACAGCTTGAAGAGCTTAGAGTTACTCCTTTATCAGCTTCTTCTGCTTCGAAGAGGACGCTTGTGCCTGCATTGAACATGAGGCTGTGGTATGCTCCGCAGTTGGATTTACCTGATGGTTCGGTTTTGAAAGGTGCGACGTTGGTGGCTATTAGGCCGAGTGAGTCTAAGAAGGAAGTTTGTGATGCTTCTTGGTTGTCTGATGCGTTTGAGGAACCGTATGGGACTGCGGCTAAGATGTTGATCAGGAGGAGGACTTATTGTTTGGAGATGAACTCGTTCTGA